AAGCCATTACCGACGAAAATGGCTCTTATACCTATCATTACCTTTTGCAAGCTTCGGCTTCTTTGGCGGCCCACTTACTCAATGGCCGAGCAGATCTAGCTGGGGCTAGAGTCGCTTTTATGATTAGCCCTAGCATTTATTTTGTGGCCTCTCAATGGGCCATCTGGCGAGCCGGTGGGGTGGCTGTCCCTATTCATTTATCTTACCCTCTACCCGCTGTAGAGTTTTTATTGGAGGATACTGGGGCCGAAATTCTAGTGGTTGACCGCAGCCACAAAAAACAATTAGAGGGCCTAGAAGACCGACTCAATATTCAAGTCTTTACTATTGAAGAGCTACTCAATGACCTTAAGGAGTGTAGCTTGCCCATCGTTTCCCCAAAAAGAAACGCATTAATTATCTACACTAGCGGGACCAGCTCCCGGCCCAAAGGCGTATTGAGTACGCACGAAATTATTCAGGCCCAAATCGAAGCGCAGGTCCAAGCTTGGGAGTGGCAAAAAACAGATCATATCCTCAATATTCTCCCTTTACATCATGTGCATGGGCTCATTAATGCCCTAGCTTGCCCGCTTTGGGTGGGCGCCTGCTGCACTTTCCAAGAAGAGTTTGAGGAACGTAGGGTCTTTTCTACCCTAGAGGCTGGCCGCGTGAATGTCTTTATGGCCGTCCCTACTATTTATTATAAGCTAATTAACACCTATAAAGAGCTACATAAGTACCAACAAAAACATATTAGCTCGGTCTTGGCCAAGTTTCGCCTGATGGTCTCTGGCTCGGCCGCCCTGCCCGTACAAGTGCTCAAAGAATGGCAAACGATTTCAGGCCACCGCCTACTCGAACGCTATGGCATGACCGAAATCGGCATGGCCCTCTCTAATCCCTATAAGGAACAAAGCCGTGTGCCCGGCCATGTGGGCCAACCCCTGCCAGGGGTAGAACTTCGCCTCTGGGATGAAGAAAAAGGAATAGCCCTT
This genomic interval from Saprospira grandis contains the following:
- a CDS encoding acyl-CoA synthetase; the protein is MENKIFQSWNFIFGGQFPGIWAKNSRSTAFFSFSYIAKLLTTLDIQMIQLPFVQQAEKHRNRKAITDENGSYTYHYLLQASASLAAHLLNGRADLAGARVAFMISPSIYFVASQWAIWRAGGVAVPIHLSYPLPAVEFLLEDTGAEILVVDRSHKKQLEGLEDRLNIQVFTIEELLNDLKECSLPIVSPKRNALIIYTSGTSSRPKGVLSTHEIIQAQIEAQVQAWEWQKTDHILNILPLHHVHGLINALACPLWVGACCTFQEEFEERRVFSTLEAGRVNVFMAVPTIYYKLINTYKELHKYQQKHISSVLAKFRLMVSGSAALPVQVLKEWQTISGHRLLERYGMTEIGMALSNPYKEQSRVPGHVGQPLPGVELRLWDEEKGIALSEENEAGEIQVKGPTVFKEYWNRPEYTANSFTEDGWFQTGDIAILEEGSYRIMGRKSIDIIKSGGYKISALELEEIMREHPLVKDCAVLGLDNIEWGEIVAAAVIPNTQDAETLEPLLNEWLRQKLPAYKLVRRFLLLQELPRNTMGKVNKPSLKKMFEDPNNQH